The Hydrogenothermus marinus DNA segment TTTTAATCTGTTTATTTGAAGCATAAATACCTGCAAGTTTTAAAAGTTCATTATAACTTTCAATCTCTTTATTTAGCTTTTTTTCAAGCTTATTCATATAATTAATTTGCGGAACTGTAATAAAAAATATTCCAACAAAAGCAATAACAAATAAAACACCAATAAAAAGTATATACTTTTCTCTTTCTTCTAAAGAGTTAAAAATAATTTCTAAATTCTTCATATAAACTATGTTAATATTTTTTATACCTATATTCAATAAATAGTAGCTAAAGGAAACTTAATGGGTTTTTTTAGACTTGATATTTTTGCTTTTACTAAAAATATATTAATAATTTTTACAATAGTTTCCTTTTCATTTTTATTAGCAATAAGTATAAATTCTTATATTGCAATAAAAAACTTCAGTTTACCTGAAGAAATTCAAATAAAAAAAACAAAGTATAAAGAACTATTTAAACCATATAACAATATTGCATATTTATTTAAAAAAATAGAAATTGAACCATCTATAAAAACTGAAAACAAATCAATCCCTGAACAAAATTTAGAAACCTTACCAAATATTAAACTAATAGGAACTTTAATATTTAAAGGTAAAAAATTGGCTTTAGTTAAAGAAGAAAACTCTGAATATTTGTTAAAAGAAGGAGAAAATTTTAAAGTATATAAAGTATTAAAAATAGATAAATATTTTGTAAAACTTGAGAAAAATGGTAAATCTTACATAATAAATCTTGATTTATCAAAAAAAACATTAAGTTTTAAATCTAAAAACAATCTATCACAAAGAAAAATTTCCAATACATATAATCAAAATTCAGAAATTCAAACTATAACTTTGAGTAAATCCTTAGTAGAAAAAGAAACTGCAGATATTGGAAATCTTTTAAAAGATGTTAGACTGATACCTGTAGTTAAAAATGGAGAAACTGTTGGATTTAAATTTACTTATGTAAATCCAAGAAGCATTTTGTATAAATATGGACTTAGAACTGGAGATTTTATAAAAAGTATAAATGGTATGCCTGTAAGAACTGCAGAGGAAGCTTTTAAAATATATAATATGTTAAGAAACGAAAATAGGGTTGAACTTGAAATAGAAAGAAGAGGGAAAAGGAAGGTAATAGTATATGAGATTCAGTAAGTTTTTAATTATTTTTATTTTATTCTTTGTAGTCTTTGCAAAAGCAGAAAATATATCATTAGATTATCTTTTAAAACTTTCAAAAGAGTTTAAAAAGGAAAATAAAGTTTTACTAAATTTTGAAAAGATTGATTTAAAACTTTTAACATATTTTATATCTTCTCTTACAGGGAAAAATATAATATATCCAGATAATCTAAAAGGAGAAATATCATTAATATTTAATAAACCAATAACCATAAAACAAGCATGGGATATTTATACTGCCATCTTAAAATCACGAAGTTATGTTGTAGTAGAAAAAAATGGCTATTATGAAATAATCCCTGAAGGATTATCAAGGAAAAACACACCACCTATTACAGAAAAACCTTCTAAATCTGCAGAACTTGCAACTTATGTGTATAAGCTAAAAAAAGCAGATATTATACCTTTAACTAATATTCTTAGAGGATTAAAATCACCAAGAGGTGTTGTTTATTCATATAATCCTGCAAACATAATAATTATTACAGATACAAAAGATAATATAGAAAATTTAAAAAGTCTTATATCTTTTGTTGATAATTTATCAGGAGATCAAGTAATAAAAATATATAATCTTAAATATGCAAAATCTTCAGAAGTATCTTCTGCAATAAATGCTATTCTTTCTGATAATACAAAAAAAGGGGTTTTTTATAGAGTAATAAACCTAAATTCTTTAAACAGTATAGCAGTTAAAGCACCTTCAAATCTAATAAATCAGATAGATAATTTTATAAAAAGCGTGGACAAACCTTTATCTACAGAAAACATAAATCAAAGGACCTTTTACACAATAAAGCTTAAAAACTCTAAAGCAGAAGAACTTGCAAATATTTTAAATAAACTTTTAGAAAATATTCAGCTTGTTTCAGTTCAGCAAGCAAATACAAAAACAGAAAAAATAAAAGGTAAAACAGTTATAGTAAGGCCACCAAATATTAATTCTAATAAAGATAAACCAAAAGTAATTGCAGACAAATTTACAAATACTCTTATAGTTTATGCAAATAAGGCAGAGTTTCAGGCTATAAAAAATCTTGTAGAAAATCTTGACAAACAGAAAAAGCAGGTTTTAATCACTGCATTAATAGCAGAAGTTTCTCAAAAAGCTTTAAAAGAAATAGGAGTTAGATGGCAAATTTTTGGTTCTTCAGGAGGGGCTGCATTTAAAGGTGGAATATCAACAGAAGGTTTTTATAATCTTGTTGGTAGCACTAATTTTGCCGCAGGAATTTTAACAAGTTCTGGAAGATCTGTAAATGTTTCAGGGAATACCTTATTTTTCCCTGATTTATTATTCTTAATGTCTTTACTGGAAAAAGGAACAGGTTTTAATATTGTATCTTCTCCAAAAATTCTTACAATGGATAATTCAAAAGCTTTAATAAATGTTTCACAAGTTACTCCTTTTGCCTCAAGTCTAAAATTTGATGTTAATGGAAATCCTATAATTAATTATGATTATAAAGAAGTTGGATTAAAGCTTGAAGTAACACCACATATAAATGGAAAAAATATTGTAATGGAACTGCATCAAGAAACTAATGAAGTTATAGGTTTTGAGAAGCCACAGATTGGACAAATTAGCTATGTTGTACCAATTACATCTAAAAGAGAGATAGATACTTCTATTACTGTAGAAAATGGAAAAACTGTAGTATTAGGTGGACTTATTTCTAAAAAGACCATAGACACAATGGAAGGAGTGCCACTTCTTTCTGATATTCCACTTATTGGAAACTTATTTAAATATAAATCTAAGGAATTTAACAAAACAAACTTATTTGTATTTATTACTCCATTTATAATAAATACACCAGAAGATATAGCAAAAATTACAGAAGAACATCAAAAGATATTAGAAAAACTAAATAAAATGAAAAAGACAAATAAAAAAATAAGAAAAGTTGAAACTAAAAAGAAAAAAGATATTATAGAGGATTATAATAGTTATTTTGGGAGATAATTAGTTTGGAAAAGCTAAATTTTTCTATAGATTTTTATAAAAATAATTATATTCTGCCTGCAGGGGAAAATAAATTTTATATTACAGATAAAACACCATTTTTTGCAGTAGAAGATGTTAAGTTTTACCTTAATACTATTCCAGAGCTTATAAAAATTTCTGAAAAAGAGTTTCAAGAAAAACTTGAAGAATATATATCAAATATATCTCATAAACTTGAAGAAGAAACAGAAGAGAATATTGAATCTGTAGAAGATATACTTCAAGGTTCAGATACACCGGTTATACAGCTTTTAAACTCTACATTTATAAAAGCTATTAGAACAAATGCATCAGACATACATTTTGAACCTTTTAAAGAGGAAGTTTTAATCAGATTTAGGATGGATGGAGTTTTACATCAGATAGATAAAATCCCTACATCTATGTATTCTTCAGTAGTTTCAAGAATAAAGGTAATCTCAAAACTAAATATTGCAGAAAAAAGGCTTCCTCAAGATGGTAGAGTTAGAATAAAGATAGGAAATAAAGAAGTTGATATGAGGGTTTCAACTTTACCAACAGTATTTGGAGAAAGAGTAGTAATAAGACTTTTAGATAAAGCAAATAAAATATTAACTTTAAAAGAACTTGGATTATATGAAGATGATTATAAACTTTTTGAAAGTATAATTACAAAACCTTATGGTTTAATACTTGTTACAGGACCAACAGGTTCAGGAAAATCAACAACATTATATGCATCTTTATTAAAACTAAAAACTCCAAGAAAAAATATACTCACAGTAGAAGACCCAGTAGAATATCAGATAGATGGAATTAGCCAGATACAAGTAAATCCAAAAATAGGTTTAACATTTGCATCAGGACTTAGAAGTATTTTAAGACAAGACCCAGACATTATTATGGTAGGTGAGATTAGAGATTTAGAAACTGCAGAAATGGCTATCCATGCATCAATGACAGGCCATCTTGTTTTATCTACTTTACATACAAATGATGCACCATCTTCTATTACAAGACTTGCAGATATTGGTATAGAACCATTTTTAATTGCCTCTTCCCTTGAAGGAGTAATAGCCCAAAGACTTGTAAGAAGAATATGCGAAAACTGTAAAACAGAGGTTAAACCTTCAGAAGAAGAAAAAGAATTTATAAAAAAACATTTAAACATAGATAAAGATTTTAATCTTTACAAAGGAAAAGGTTGTGAAAAATGCTTAAATACAGGATACAAAGGAAGAATAGCTATATATGAAATACTAAAAATAGATGAAGATTTAAGATCATTAATATCAAAAAATACAGACAGTAAAATAATAAGAGATTATGCTTTAAAAAATGAAATGAGAACCCTTCTTCAAGATGGACTTAGAAAAGCGATAAATGGAATTACAACAGTAGAAGAAGTACTTCAGGTGGCTAAATCTTAAAATGCCAGTTTATAAATATAAAGCTTTATCAAAAACAGGAAAAGAAGAAAAAGGAACAATAGAAGCAAACTCCGTATCCCATCTAAAAAATGTACTGTCTAAAAAAAATCTAATATTATTAGAAGTAGAAGAACTTGGAAAATCAAAAAAAATAAAATCCTTAAAAGATTTAAATATCACTTTTTTTAAAAAGCAGTTTTCTACAGATGAGATAGTATTTATCCTTTATGAACTTGGTATGTTAATTGGAAAAAATATACATATAACATCTGCAATAGAGATAGTAGCAAATCAGCAAGAAAACTCATTATTGAAAAAAAAACTATTAAAAGCAAAATCTTTAATAGCAGAGGGAAAAACAGTAGCAGAAGCTTTTGAAGAAATAGAAATCTTTCCAAAATTTTTAACAGAAATGATCAAAGCAGGAGAAGAAGCAGGTGCATTAGGAGATATATTTATTTCTGCATCTGAGTATTTAGAAAAACAGAATAACTTCAAATCTCAAATAATTAACTCTTTAATATATCCTTCAATAGTTATTGGAGTTGGATTTTTATCTTTAATTATAATAATGAATGTAGTTGTGCCTACAGTTGTAAAAATATATAACCAGTTTGGTAAAGAACTTCCAACATCTACAAAAATTGTAATAATATTTTCTAGTATTTTTTCTTTATTTCTTAAAAGTTTACCAGTTATTTTAATCTTAGGATTTATCCTAAACAGAAAATACCTAAAAAAAGATTTTTGGGATAGATTAAAACTAAAAATTCCTTTTTTCAATAAAGTGCTTTTATATTCTCAAATATCATCTTGGGCAAATACTACAGCTATTC contains these protein-coding regions:
- the gspD gene encoding type II secretion system secretin GspD gives rise to the protein MRFSKFLIIFILFFVVFAKAENISLDYLLKLSKEFKKENKVLLNFEKIDLKLLTYFISSLTGKNIIYPDNLKGEISLIFNKPITIKQAWDIYTAILKSRSYVVVEKNGYYEIIPEGLSRKNTPPITEKPSKSAELATYVYKLKKADIIPLTNILRGLKSPRGVVYSYNPANIIIITDTKDNIENLKSLISFVDNLSGDQVIKIYNLKYAKSSEVSSAINAILSDNTKKGVFYRVINLNSLNSIAVKAPSNLINQIDNFIKSVDKPLSTENINQRTFYTIKLKNSKAEELANILNKLLENIQLVSVQQANTKTEKIKGKTVIVRPPNINSNKDKPKVIADKFTNTLIVYANKAEFQAIKNLVENLDKQKKQVLITALIAEVSQKALKEIGVRWQIFGSSGGAAFKGGISTEGFYNLVGSTNFAAGILTSSGRSVNVSGNTLFFPDLLFLMSLLEKGTGFNIVSSPKILTMDNSKALINVSQVTPFASSLKFDVNGNPIINYDYKEVGLKLEVTPHINGKNIVMELHQETNEVIGFEKPQIGQISYVVPITSKREIDTSITVENGKTVVLGGLISKKTIDTMEGVPLLSDIPLIGNLFKYKSKEFNKTNLFVFITPFIINTPEDIAKITEEHQKILEKLNKMKKTNKKIRKVETKKKKDIIEDYNSYFGR
- a CDS encoding GspE/PulE family protein, with the translated sequence MEKLNFSIDFYKNNYILPAGENKFYITDKTPFFAVEDVKFYLNTIPELIKISEKEFQEKLEEYISNISHKLEEETEENIESVEDILQGSDTPVIQLLNSTFIKAIRTNASDIHFEPFKEEVLIRFRMDGVLHQIDKIPTSMYSSVVSRIKVISKLNIAEKRLPQDGRVRIKIGNKEVDMRVSTLPTVFGERVVIRLLDKANKILTLKELGLYEDDYKLFESIITKPYGLILVTGPTGSGKSTTLYASLLKLKTPRKNILTVEDPVEYQIDGISQIQVNPKIGLTFASGLRSILRQDPDIIMVGEIRDLETAEMAIHASMTGHLVLSTLHTNDAPSSITRLADIGIEPFLIASSLEGVIAQRLVRRICENCKTEVKPSEEEKEFIKKHLNIDKDFNLYKGKGCEKCLNTGYKGRIAIYEILKIDEDLRSLISKNTDSKIIRDYALKNEMRTLLQDGLRKAINGITTVEEVLQVAKS
- a CDS encoding type II secretion system F family protein, with the translated sequence MPVYKYKALSKTGKEEKGTIEANSVSHLKNVLSKKNLILLEVEELGKSKKIKSLKDLNITFFKKQFSTDEIVFILYELGMLIGKNIHITSAIEIVANQQENSLLKKKLLKAKSLIAEGKTVAEAFEEIEIFPKFLTEMIKAGEEAGALGDIFISASEYLEKQNNFKSQIINSLIYPSIVIGVGFLSLIIIMNVVVPTVVKIYNQFGKELPTSTKIVIIFSSIFSLFLKSLPVILILGFILNRKYLKKDFWDRLKLKIPFFNKVLLYSQISSWANTTAILLKGGLQLTKALEIANSSISNQVLKEKLQEVIPQIEKGKKLADSLKEKQILPESSIQILSVGEETGQLEDMFQMIADIYKKQTEKLITRFITLLEPITLIILSVMIGFFIFATLFPIFNLSVKQ